From Streptomyces sp. TLI_235, a single genomic window includes:
- a CDS encoding precorrin-4/cobalt-precorrin-4 C11-methyltransferase → MTVHFIGAGPGAADLITVRGQRTLAACGVCLYAGSLVPRELLAECPPDARLVDTANLDLDRIVAEIVRAHEEGHDVARLHSGDPSVFSAVAEQMRRLDALGIPYEVVPGVPAFAAAAAALKRELTVPTVGQTVILTRVARQATPMPEGEDLATLGRSGALLVLHLAARYVDSVVEELLPHYGADCPAAVVAMASRPDELVLRGTLGDIAGQVKAAGVLRTAVILVGRTLGAEQFRDSHLYSPERDRPHEPCGA, encoded by the coding sequence GTGACCGTCCACTTCATCGGGGCCGGCCCCGGGGCCGCCGACCTGATCACCGTCCGCGGGCAGCGCACGCTCGCCGCGTGCGGGGTCTGCCTGTACGCGGGCAGCCTGGTGCCGCGCGAGCTGCTCGCCGAATGCCCGCCGGACGCCCGGCTGGTGGACACCGCCAACCTGGACCTGGACCGGATCGTCGCCGAGATCGTCCGCGCCCACGAGGAGGGCCACGACGTGGCCCGGCTGCACTCCGGCGACCCGTCGGTGTTCAGCGCCGTCGCCGAGCAGATGCGGCGACTCGACGCCCTCGGCATCCCGTACGAGGTGGTGCCCGGTGTGCCCGCCTTCGCCGCGGCGGCGGCCGCGCTCAAGCGCGAACTGACCGTGCCGACGGTCGGTCAGACCGTGATCCTCACCCGGGTCGCCCGCCAGGCCACCCCGATGCCCGAGGGCGAGGACCTCGCCACCCTCGGCCGCAGCGGCGCCCTGCTGGTGCTGCACCTCGCCGCCCGCTACGTGGACAGCGTCGTCGAGGAGCTCCTGCCGCACTACGGCGCCGACTGCCCGGCCGCCGTCGTCGCGATGGCCAGCCGCCCCGACGAGCTCGTCCTTCGCGGCACCCTCGGCGACATCGCCGGGCAGGTGAAGGCCGCCGGCGTCCTGCGGACCGCCGTCATCCTCGTCGGCCGGACGCTGGGAGCCGAGCAGTTCCGCGACAGCCACCTCTACTCGCCCGAACGCGACCGGCCCCACGAGCCCTGCGGCGCCTGA
- a CDS encoding 2-dehydro-3-deoxyphosphogluconate aldolase/(4S)-4-hydroxy-2-oxoglutarate aldolase translates to MTTLADPADPADSAATALRAALAAERVIAVVRAPRIPDAAELCAALAAGGIDRVELTFTTPEVTVHLRRAADAGHRIGVGTVLTADQADRAVDAGAGFLVTPGCRPEVAAAAERAAVPVVLGALTPTEVARAVDLGAAAVKIFPARAFGPGYFADLRGPYPDVPLVASGGVSAANAAAFLGHGALAVCAGSEVVPPSAVAAADWPDITRRARAFTAALPAQAPQGSWGRSRSGE, encoded by the coding sequence GTGACCACTCTCGCCGACCCCGCCGACCCCGCCGACTCCGCGGCCACCGCGCTGCGGGCCGCGCTCGCCGCCGAGCGGGTGATCGCCGTCGTCCGCGCACCGCGGATCCCGGACGCGGCCGAGCTCTGCGCGGCGCTCGCCGCCGGCGGCATCGACCGCGTCGAACTCACCTTCACGACGCCGGAGGTGACCGTCCATCTGCGGCGTGCGGCGGACGCCGGACACCGGATCGGCGTCGGCACCGTGCTCACCGCCGACCAGGCCGACCGCGCGGTGGACGCCGGCGCCGGATTCCTGGTCACGCCCGGCTGCCGCCCCGAGGTCGCCGCCGCGGCCGAGCGGGCGGCCGTCCCGGTCGTGCTCGGCGCCCTCACCCCGACCGAGGTCGCCCGGGCCGTCGACCTGGGCGCCGCCGCCGTGAAGATCTTCCCGGCCCGCGCCTTCGGCCCCGGCTACTTCGCCGACCTGCGCGGCCCCTACCCCGACGTCCCCCTGGTCGCCTCCGGCGGCGTCAGCGCCGCCAACGCCGCCGCCTTCCTCGGCCACGGCGCCCTCGCCGTCTGCGCCGGCTCCGAGGTGGTCCCGCCGTCCGCCGTCGCCGCGGCCGACTGGCCCGACATCACCCGCCGCGCCCGCGCCTTCACGGCGGCCCTTCCCGCTCAGGCGCCGCAGGGCTCGTGGGGCCGGTCGCGTTCGGGCGAGTAG
- a CDS encoding precorrin-6Y C5,15-methyltransferase (decarboxylating), which translates to MATAVPAPVITVVGVGADGWDGLAPTAREALRAAATVLGGPRQLELLPPEVTAARVAWPSPLRPAVPRLLAEHGGRSLCVLASGDPMFYGIGRALAETVGAERLRVLPHPSSVSYACARLGWPLEDTEVVSLVGRPLANLNAALSDGRLLLVLGAGAGTPAEVAALLAERGFGASRLRVLEQLGGAAERVLDGTAGDWPHPAGDPLNILAVECAGPRAQLVPGLPDDAFEHDGQLTKRHVRAATLAALAPAAGELLWDIGGGSGSIGVEWLRAHRSCRAVSVERDAVRAERIRRNAAALGVPRLEVVTGRAPEALGGLPVPDAVFIGGGLTAPGLLQACWDALPAGGRLVANTVTLESEALLTQWYRRCGGDLVKLAVAHAVPVGGFTGWRQAMPVTQWSAVKPSETAAAVEADGEEQQ; encoded by the coding sequence TTGGCCACCGCCGTGCCCGCGCCCGTGATCACCGTCGTCGGGGTCGGTGCGGACGGCTGGGACGGGCTCGCGCCCACCGCGCGGGAAGCCCTGCGCGCCGCGGCGACCGTCCTCGGCGGGCCGCGCCAGTTGGAGTTGCTGCCGCCGGAGGTCACCGCCGCCCGGGTGGCCTGGCCCTCGCCGCTGCGCCCCGCCGTCCCGCGGCTGCTCGCCGAGCACGGCGGGCGGAGCCTGTGCGTCCTCGCCAGCGGCGACCCGATGTTCTACGGCATCGGCCGCGCCCTCGCCGAGACGGTCGGCGCCGAACGGCTCCGGGTGCTGCCGCACCCCTCGTCCGTGTCGTACGCCTGCGCCCGGCTCGGCTGGCCGCTGGAGGACACCGAGGTGGTCAGCCTGGTCGGCCGGCCGCTCGCGAACCTCAACGCTGCGCTGTCGGACGGGCGGCTGCTGCTGGTGCTCGGCGCCGGCGCCGGTACGCCCGCCGAGGTCGCCGCGCTGCTGGCCGAGCGCGGCTTCGGCGCCAGCCGGCTGCGGGTGCTCGAACAGCTCGGCGGGGCGGCCGAGCGGGTGCTGGACGGCACCGCCGGGGACTGGCCGCACCCGGCGGGCGATCCGCTGAACATCCTGGCCGTGGAGTGCGCCGGCCCGCGGGCGCAGCTCGTCCCCGGTCTGCCGGACGACGCCTTCGAGCACGACGGGCAGCTGACCAAGCGCCATGTCAGGGCGGCGACGCTCGCCGCCCTCGCGCCCGCCGCCGGCGAGCTGCTCTGGGACATCGGCGGCGGCTCCGGCTCGATCGGCGTGGAGTGGCTGCGGGCGCACCGCAGCTGCCGGGCCGTCAGTGTGGAGCGGGATGCCGTCCGGGCCGAGCGGATCCGGCGGAACGCCGCCGCGCTCGGCGTGCCGCGGCTGGAGGTCGTCACCGGGCGGGCCCCGGAGGCGCTGGGCGGGCTGCCGGTGCCGGACGCCGTGTTCATCGGCGGCGGGCTCACCGCGCCGGGCCTCCTGCAGGCCTGCTGGGACGCGCTGCCGGCCGGCGGCCGCCTGGTCGCGAACACCGTCACGCTGGAGTCCGAGGCGCTGCTGACGCAGTGGTACCGCCGCTGCGGCGGGGACCTGGTGAAGCTGGCCGTCGCGCACGCCGTACCGGTCGGCGGGTTCACCGGCTGGCGGCAGGCCATGCCGGTCACCCAGTGGTCGGCCGTCAAACCGTCCGAGACCGCCGCGGCCGTCGAGGCCGACGGGGAGGAGCAGCAGTGA
- a CDS encoding acetyl-CoA carboxylase carboxyl transferase subunit beta, with the protein MRVGEERGLSAGELIGLLADPGGFHCWDEPVTHPGADDGYAASLAKAAARTGLDEAVTTGRALVDGVPVVLIASEFGFLGGSIGVATAERITRALERATAERLPVLALPVSGGTRMQEGSAAFLCMVRVTAAVQAHQAAGLPYLTYLRNPTMGGVFASWGTLGHVVAAEPGARLGFLGPRVYEELRGVRLPPGVQRSETLAARGLVDAVLPPEELRGHLLRVLSVLGAAPVRQPRPAGGPAVGTTADAWDSVRRTRRPDRPGTRELLDAAADEYVLLGAPGGEGGALLRALAVFGGSPAVVVGQQRGGDRPFTAADLRAVRRTARTAQQLGLPLVTVVDTAGAELSVQAELDGIAVEIAHCLSTLTALRTPVLAVLLGQGSGGGALALLPADRVIAAEHAWLAPLPPEGASAIVHRDGGHAAELARAQGIGAYDLAAVGLVDEVVAEHPDAADEPAPFGARVGRAIALALGALVAVPVERRLTARAARNRRLGDRR; encoded by the coding sequence GTGCGCGTGGGCGAGGAACGGGGTCTGAGCGCCGGCGAGCTGATCGGGCTGCTGGCCGACCCGGGCGGCTTCCACTGCTGGGACGAGCCGGTGACGCACCCGGGGGCCGACGACGGCTACGCGGCGTCCCTGGCGAAGGCCGCGGCGCGCACCGGCCTGGACGAGGCCGTCACCACCGGCCGGGCGCTGGTGGACGGTGTCCCGGTGGTGCTGATCGCCTCCGAGTTCGGCTTCCTCGGCGGTTCGATCGGCGTGGCCACCGCCGAGCGGATCACCCGCGCGCTGGAGCGCGCCACCGCCGAACGCCTCCCGGTGCTCGCCCTGCCGGTCTCCGGCGGCACCCGGATGCAGGAGGGCTCGGCCGCCTTCCTGTGCATGGTCCGGGTCACCGCGGCCGTCCAGGCCCACCAGGCCGCCGGTCTGCCCTACCTCACCTATCTGCGCAATCCCACCATGGGCGGGGTGTTCGCCTCCTGGGGCACGCTCGGCCACGTCGTCGCCGCCGAACCCGGCGCCCGGCTCGGCTTCCTCGGCCCGCGGGTCTACGAGGAGCTGCGCGGCGTCCGGCTGCCACCCGGGGTGCAGCGGTCCGAGACGCTGGCCGCCCGCGGCCTGGTCGACGCCGTGCTGCCGCCGGAGGAGCTGCGCGGACACCTGCTCCGGGTGCTGTCGGTGCTCGGCGCGGCGCCCGTCCGCCAGCCCCGCCCGGCCGGCGGGCCGGCGGTCGGCACCACCGCCGACGCCTGGGACTCCGTCCGGCGCACCCGCCGCCCGGACCGGCCCGGCACCCGGGAGCTGCTGGACGCCGCGGCCGACGAGTACGTGCTGCTGGGCGCGCCCGGCGGCGAGGGCGGCGCGCTGCTGCGGGCGCTGGCCGTGTTCGGCGGCAGCCCGGCCGTCGTGGTCGGGCAGCAGCGCGGCGGCGACCGCCCGTTCACCGCGGCCGACCTGCGGGCCGTCCGGCGCACCGCGCGCACCGCCCAGCAGCTCGGGCTGCCACTGGTCACGGTCGTCGACACGGCCGGCGCCGAACTCTCCGTACAGGCCGAACTCGACGGCATCGCCGTCGAGATCGCGCACTGCCTCAGCACGCTGACCGCGCTGCGCACGCCGGTCCTCGCGGTGCTGCTCGGCCAGGGCTCCGGCGGCGGGGCACTGGCGCTGCTGCCCGCGGACCGGGTGATCGCCGCCGAGCACGCCTGGCTTGCCCCGCTGCCGCCGGAGGGCGCCTCGGCGATCGTCCACCGGGACGGCGGGCACGCCGCCGAACTGGCCCGCGCCCAGGGGATCGGTGCCTACGACCTGGCCGCGGTCGGCCTGGTCGACGAGGTCGTCGCCGAGCACCCGGACGCGGCCGACGAGCCCGCGCCCTTCGGCGCCCGGGTGGGGCGGGCGATCGCCCTGGCGCTTGGGGCACTGGTCGCCGTCCCGGTCGAGCGGCGGCTGACGGCGCGGGCGGCCCGCAACCGGCGGCTGGGCGACCGGCGGTAA
- a CDS encoding dihydrolipoamide dehydrogenase, whose product MWLMSSHFDVVVLGAGPGGYTAAVRSAQLGLRTAVIETKYWGGVCLNVGCIPSKALLRNAELAHIFTKEAKTFGIKVEGSVSFDYREAFLRSRKVAEGRVAGIHYLTKKNGITEFDGWGTFVDDHTLQVSLSAGGVETVTFDHCIIAAGATTRLLPGTSLSDRVVTYEEQILSDTLPESVIIAGAGAIGVEFAYVLHNYGVKVTIVEFLDRMVPLEDADVSAELAKRYKRLGVEVLTSTRVDAIDDSDPNAKVRVTVTQNGAQKVLEADKVLQAIGFAPRTQGYGLEVTGVKLTERGAIAVDGRSRTNVPHIYAIGDVTAKLMLAHAAESMGVIAAETIAGAETMELDFVMIPRATYCQPQIASFGWTEAQAREQGYDVKVVKFPFTANGKAHGLGDAAGFVKLISDQKHGELLGAHLIGPEVTELLPELTLAQQWDLTVHEVARNVHAHPTLGEAVKEAVHGLAGHMINF is encoded by the coding sequence GTGTGGCTCATGAGCTCACACTTCGACGTCGTGGTCCTGGGTGCCGGCCCGGGCGGCTACACCGCCGCGGTCCGGTCCGCGCAGCTCGGGCTTCGCACGGCGGTCATCGAGACCAAGTACTGGGGCGGCGTCTGCCTGAACGTCGGCTGCATCCCCTCGAAGGCGCTGCTGCGCAACGCCGAGCTGGCGCACATCTTCACCAAGGAGGCCAAGACCTTCGGCATCAAGGTCGAGGGCAGCGTCAGCTTCGACTACCGCGAGGCGTTCCTGCGCAGCCGCAAGGTCGCGGAGGGCCGGGTGGCGGGCATCCACTACCTGACGAAGAAGAACGGCATCACCGAGTTCGACGGCTGGGGCACCTTCGTCGACGACCACACCCTGCAGGTCTCGCTGAGCGCGGGCGGCGTCGAGACGGTGACGTTCGACCACTGCATCATCGCGGCGGGCGCCACCACGCGGCTGCTGCCGGGCACCTCGCTGAGCGACCGGGTGGTGACCTACGAGGAGCAGATCCTCAGCGACACCCTGCCGGAGAGCGTCATCATCGCGGGCGCCGGCGCGATCGGCGTCGAGTTCGCGTACGTGCTGCACAACTACGGCGTGAAGGTGACGATCGTCGAGTTCCTGGACCGGATGGTGCCGCTGGAGGACGCGGACGTCTCGGCGGAGCTGGCGAAGCGGTACAAGCGGCTCGGCGTCGAGGTACTGACCTCCACCCGGGTCGACGCGATCGACGACTCCGACCCGAACGCCAAGGTGCGGGTGACCGTCACCCAGAACGGCGCGCAGAAGGTGCTGGAGGCCGACAAGGTGCTCCAGGCGATCGGCTTCGCGCCGCGCACCCAGGGCTACGGCCTGGAGGTCACCGGGGTGAAGCTCACCGAGCGTGGCGCGATCGCGGTGGACGGCCGCAGCCGCACCAACGTCCCGCACATCTACGCGATCGGTGATGTCACGGCGAAGCTGATGCTGGCGCACGCGGCCGAGTCGATGGGTGTCATCGCGGCGGAGACCATCGCCGGTGCGGAGACCATGGAGCTCGACTTCGTGATGATCCCGCGCGCCACCTACTGCCAGCCGCAGATCGCCAGCTTCGGCTGGACGGAGGCGCAGGCCCGCGAGCAGGGCTACGACGTCAAGGTGGTGAAGTTCCCCTTCACCGCGAACGGCAAGGCGCACGGCCTCGGCGACGCGGCCGGCTTCGTCAAGCTGATCAGCGACCAGAAGCACGGCGAGCTGCTCGGCGCGCACCTGATCGGCCCCGAGGTCACCGAGCTGCTGCCGGAGCTGACGCTGGCCCAGCAGTGGGACCTGACGGTGCACGAGGTCGCCCGCAACGTGCACGCCCACCCGACGCTGGGCGAGGCCGTCAAGGAGGCCGTGCACGGCCTCGCCGGGCACATGATCAACTTCTGA
- a CDS encoding branched-chain amino acid transport system permease protein, with protein sequence MSDSLGLTADLALAGLSVGSAAALSGVGLVVTHRATGVLNLAQGAQAVATAYLLRELVVVRGWPLFPAAAFCLLVAAPAFGVLLDAAVFRPLQRRGAGAGETMVAGIGVFVLLIGTVILLWGTAPFADAPALVRPEHLADLGGHVLRLDTAVQLAVLLAVAGGVGLVTRYTAFGTRLRAVVDNRGLAELAAIDADRISATGWAFGSFTAGLVGILLAPSLLLDPYGLPLLVMETMAVAVAARLRSLPVAVVTGLALGVAQSELTRLRPAGQLLPLAQAVQANLFTVALLVAALLPWRGAVDDTGLAPAGAPRIERGAAAVKAVCTVLLLLPLGFRNDDLRHALAVPALALVLLSVVVVTGYGGQISLGQAGYAGLGALGTALLMSGRVPGVPPLPAVPALLLAVAVTVPLGVLTGWPAIRRRGLALALVTFAVGTALSRLVFNQPYATTGLTVDRPQFLAGDGAFYTAELVLLGLGLLLVRNLHRGRLGRALTAMRDHQAGASAAGVDVPRLKLLVFMAGAGLAALGGGLMTLAGRAFSAAAFDPIQGLLWFATVVVAGADSAVGAVFAAALLIGLDTGTVPGISAVVVGGLATALGRMPGGLAGLARRLTARPAPAPPRLTPLGESLRHHLTDHPR encoded by the coding sequence GTGAGCGACAGCCTCGGCCTCACCGCCGACCTCGCCCTCGCCGGCCTCTCGGTCGGCAGCGCCGCCGCGCTCAGCGGCGTCGGCCTGGTGGTCACCCACCGCGCCACCGGCGTCCTCAACCTCGCCCAGGGCGCGCAGGCCGTCGCCACCGCCTACCTGCTGCGCGAACTCGTCGTCGTCCGCGGCTGGCCGCTCTTCCCCGCCGCCGCCTTCTGCCTGCTGGTCGCCGCCCCGGCCTTCGGCGTCCTGCTCGACGCCGCCGTCTTCCGCCCGCTGCAGCGCCGCGGCGCCGGGGCAGGCGAGACGATGGTCGCCGGCATCGGCGTCTTCGTCCTGCTCATCGGCACCGTCATCCTGCTCTGGGGCACCGCCCCGTTCGCCGACGCCCCCGCGCTCGTCCGGCCGGAGCACCTCGCCGACCTCGGCGGCCACGTCCTGCGCCTGGACACCGCCGTCCAACTGGCCGTACTGCTCGCCGTCGCCGGCGGCGTCGGACTCGTCACCCGCTACACCGCCTTCGGCACCCGGCTGCGCGCCGTCGTCGACAACCGCGGCCTCGCCGAACTCGCCGCCATCGACGCCGACCGGATCTCCGCCACCGGCTGGGCCTTCGGCTCCTTCACCGCCGGACTCGTCGGCATCCTGCTCGCCCCCTCCCTGCTGCTCGACCCGTACGGCCTGCCGCTGCTCGTCATGGAGACCATGGCCGTGGCGGTCGCCGCCCGGCTGCGCAGCCTGCCGGTGGCCGTCGTCACCGGCCTGGCGCTGGGCGTCGCGCAGAGCGAACTCACCCGGCTGCGCCCGGCCGGCCAACTCCTGCCGCTCGCCCAGGCCGTCCAGGCCAACCTGTTCACCGTCGCGCTGCTCGTCGCCGCCCTGCTGCCCTGGCGCGGCGCCGTGGACGACACCGGACTCGCCCCGGCCGGCGCACCCCGGATCGAACGCGGCGCGGCCGCCGTGAAAGCGGTCTGCACGGTGCTCCTGCTGCTGCCGCTCGGCTTCCGCAACGACGACCTGCGGCACGCCCTCGCCGTGCCCGCGCTCGCCCTGGTCCTGCTCTCCGTCGTCGTGGTCACCGGCTACGGCGGGCAGATCTCGCTCGGCCAGGCCGGGTACGCGGGCCTCGGCGCACTCGGGACGGCCCTGCTCATGTCCGGCCGGGTACCGGGCGTGCCACCACTGCCGGCCGTCCCCGCCCTGCTGCTGGCCGTCGCCGTCACCGTCCCGCTCGGCGTGCTCACCGGATGGCCCGCCATCCGCCGCCGCGGCCTCGCACTCGCCCTGGTCACCTTCGCGGTCGGCACCGCGCTCAGCCGCCTCGTCTTCAACCAGCCGTACGCGACCACCGGCCTGACCGTCGACCGCCCGCAGTTCCTCGCCGGCGACGGCGCCTTCTACACCGCCGAACTCGTCCTGCTCGGCCTCGGCCTGCTGCTGGTCCGCAACCTGCACCGCGGCCGGCTCGGCCGGGCCCTCACCGCGATGCGCGACCACCAGGCCGGCGCCTCGGCCGCCGGGGTGGACGTGCCCCGGCTCAAACTCCTGGTCTTCATGGCCGGCGCCGGACTCGCCGCCCTCGGCGGTGGGTTGATGACCCTCGCCGGACGCGCCTTCTCCGCCGCCGCCTTCGACCCGATCCAGGGCCTGCTCTGGTTCGCCACCGTCGTGGTGGCCGGGGCGGACAGCGCGGTCGGCGCCGTCTTCGCGGCCGCCCTGCTGATCGGCCTCGACACCGGCACCGTCCCCGGCATCTCCGCCGTCGTGGTCGGCGGCCTCGCCACCGCCCTCGGCCGCATGCCCGGCGGCCTGGCCGGCCTCGCCCGCCGCCTGACCGCCCGCCCCGCCCCCGCCCCACCCCGCCTCACCCCCCTCGGCGAATCCCTCCGCCACCACCTCACGGACCACCCGAGATGA
- a CDS encoding ABC transporter family protein, which produces MTATPESPGLTAHGLVRRFGGIAAVDGVDLTVPPGRITALVGPNGAGKSTLFDCLSGVARPDAGRVLLAGRDVTRLPDHARARLGLARTFQQIAVFPGLTVGENARLGAEQGSGGTVRGLLGLPAPGAPAAREATDRALRLFGLDAVRDWPADRLPTGALRLLELARAFASSPTCCCWTSRPPVWTWHRPPVWARCCGRSRPRGSRCCWWSMMSSWWHGSPTRSA; this is translated from the coding sequence ATGACGGCCACCCCCGAATCCCCCGGCCTCACCGCCCACGGCCTCGTCCGCCGTTTCGGCGGTATCGCCGCCGTCGACGGCGTCGACCTCACGGTGCCCCCGGGGCGGATCACCGCACTGGTGGGCCCCAACGGCGCCGGCAAGAGCACCCTCTTCGACTGTCTGAGCGGCGTGGCCCGTCCCGACGCGGGCCGCGTCCTCCTCGCGGGTCGTGACGTCACCCGCCTGCCGGACCATGCCCGGGCCCGTCTCGGCCTCGCCCGTACCTTCCAGCAGATCGCCGTCTTCCCCGGTCTGACGGTCGGCGAGAACGCCCGTCTGGGGGCCGAGCAGGGCAGCGGCGGTACCGTCCGCGGTCTGCTGGGTCTGCCGGCCCCCGGTGCCCCGGCGGCCCGGGAGGCCACCGACCGGGCGCTGCGGCTGTTCGGTCTGGACGCCGTCCGGGACTGGCCCGCCGACCGGTTGCCGACCGGTGCACTGCGCCTGCTGGAGCTGGCCCGGGCGTTCGCCTCGTCCCCCACGTGCTGTTGCTGGACGAGCCGGCCGCCGGTCTGGACCTGGCACAGACCGCCCGTCTGGGCTCGGTGCTGCGGGCGCTCGCGGCCGAGGGGGTCGCGCTGCTGCTGGTGGAGCATGATGTCGAGCTGGTGGCACGGCTCGCCGACACGGTCTGCGTGA
- a CDS encoding amino acid/amide ABC transporter ATP-binding protein 2 (HAAT family), whose amino-acid sequence MTVEAELRAVRVRHGLLEALHGVDLACPAGRVTVLLGRNGAGRTTALHALAGVVRPAAGRVLWAGRDVTGLSAFRRARLGLALVPAEQAVFPSLTVAENLGADAPGIDAFFPELRPLMARRAGTLSGGQQQMVALGRALLARPRLLLLDEPDRGLAPAVVARLHRLLLESAAAGGTVVLAAQSLPVTLAGAGVVHVLRRGRVVFSGEPGELLSGPIGG is encoded by the coding sequence GTGACCGTCGAGGCGGAGCTGCGTGCGGTCCGGGTCCGCCACGGGCTGCTGGAGGCGCTGCACGGCGTGGACCTGGCGTGTCCGGCCGGCCGGGTGACCGTCCTGCTCGGCCGTAACGGCGCCGGGCGGACGACCGCCCTGCACGCCCTGGCCGGCGTGGTGCGTCCGGCGGCGGGCAGGGTGCTCTGGGCGGGCCGGGACGTCACCGGCCTTTCGGCGTTCCGGCGGGCCCGGCTGGGCCTGGCTCTGGTACCGGCCGAGCAGGCGGTGTTCCCGTCGCTCACCGTGGCGGAGAACCTCGGTGCGGACGCTCCCGGTATCGACGCTTTCTTCCCCGAGCTGCGGCCGCTGATGGCCCGGCGGGCGGGCACCCTGTCGGGCGGCCAGCAGCAGATGGTGGCGCTGGGCCGGGCGCTGCTGGCCCGTCCGCGGCTGCTGCTGCTGGACGAGCCGGACCGCGGGCTGGCCCCGGCGGTGGTCGCCCGCCTGCACCGGCTGCTGCTGGAGTCGGCGGCGGCGGGGGGCACGGTGGTGCTGGCGGCCCAGTCGCTGCCCGTCACGCTGGCGGGTGCGGGGGTGGTGCATGTGCTGCGGCGCGGACGGGTGGTGTTCAGCGGGGAGCCGGGCGAGCTCCTGTCCGGTCCGATCGGCGGATAA
- a CDS encoding amino acid/amide ABC transporter substrate-binding protein (HAAT family): MQLIGLRRAARHAAAARTAALAASAALLLTVAGCGSRLPESAFGAPPTGSTGRTTDTGADARSVKIGIITSLTSPVGSETFAGPRYGALAFFKALNDAGGVRGRTVQVVTCDDGGSGIGNQDCVHKLIDKEQVFALVAGSVLVYSGAPYVSSKDVPDVGGQPIGTAYDRWPHLYGIYGSSAPRDGRSVGWDGTLYQSTEVYRFFKEKLGARSAAVVAYDQADSARYARQLTEGLKAEGYRVLNQTVDLALPGFQAVAAAMKADGTELLFDAMDTRGNAALCQALDAAGVRLKAKVTNVQNWTATVGTDYKDSPGCRSVLWATSSSLNYEDTRYPAVQAFRTAMAKYYPGREGLLSAWELEGWAGAQWLTDAMDSCGADLTRQCVEDYMNRETPYDAHGLLLPASFVPTPRPTGLLRACLNAAQWEDSANSGHGGWVTRVPDMDTNCYDVPQLPYRP; the protein is encoded by the coding sequence ATGCAGCTGATCGGGCTCCGGCGGGCGGCCCGGCACGCCGCGGCCGCCCGCACCGCCGCGCTCGCGGCCTCCGCAGCGCTGCTGCTGACCGTCGCGGGCTGCGGCAGCCGGCTCCCGGAGAGCGCCTTCGGCGCACCGCCGACCGGCAGCACCGGGCGCACCACCGACACCGGCGCGGACGCCCGCAGCGTCAAGATCGGCATCATCACCTCCCTCACCAGCCCGGTCGGCTCGGAGACCTTCGCCGGCCCGCGGTACGGCGCACTCGCCTTCTTCAAGGCGCTGAACGACGCCGGCGGAGTGCGCGGCCGGACCGTCCAGGTCGTCACCTGCGACGACGGCGGAAGCGGCATCGGCAACCAGGACTGCGTGCACAAGCTGATCGACAAGGAGCAGGTCTTCGCCCTGGTCGCCGGCAGCGTCCTCGTCTACTCCGGCGCACCGTACGTGAGCTCCAAGGACGTGCCCGACGTCGGCGGCCAGCCGATCGGCACCGCCTACGACCGGTGGCCGCACCTGTACGGCATCTACGGCAGCAGCGCCCCGCGGGACGGCCGGTCCGTCGGCTGGGACGGCACCCTCTACCAGAGCACCGAGGTCTACCGCTTCTTCAAGGAGAAGCTCGGCGCCCGCAGCGCCGCCGTCGTCGCCTACGACCAGGCGGACTCGGCGCGCTACGCCCGGCAGTTGACCGAAGGGCTGAAGGCCGAGGGGTACCGGGTGCTCAACCAGACCGTCGACCTGGCACTGCCCGGCTTCCAGGCGGTCGCGGCGGCCATGAAGGCCGACGGCACCGAGCTGCTCTTCGACGCCATGGACACCCGCGGCAACGCCGCGCTCTGCCAGGCCCTGGACGCCGCCGGGGTGCGGCTCAAGGCCAAGGTGACGAACGTACAGAACTGGACGGCGACCGTCGGCACCGACTACAAGGACTCCCCCGGCTGCCGGTCGGTGCTGTGGGCGACCTCCTCCAGCCTCAACTACGAGGACACCCGCTACCCCGCCGTCCAGGCCTTCCGGACGGCGATGGCCAAGTACTACCCGGGCCGCGAAGGGCTGCTCTCCGCGTGGGAGTTGGAGGGCTGGGCCGGAGCCCAGTGGCTCACCGACGCGATGGACTCCTGCGGCGCCGACCTCACCCGCCAGTGCGTCGAGGACTACATGAACCGCGAGACCCCCTACGACGCCCACGGCCTGCTGCTGCCGGCCTCCTTCGTCCCGACCCCCCGGCCCACCGGGCTGCTCCGCGCCTGCCTCAACGCGGCCCAGTGGGAGGACTCCGCGAACTCCGGCCACGGCGGCTGGGTCACCCGGGTGCCCGACATGGACACCAACTGCTACGACGTCCCGCAGCTGCCGTACCGGCCGTGA